GGGCCGTCGCGCTGGGGCTCGGCCTTGACATGGTCGAGTTCACGGTCGGCAGCTACCAAGCAGGCGGGCGACCCATCGCCTACTACGCCCCATCGGGAGAACCGCTGAGTGCCGCTGCCCGGGACGCGTTTGTCACTGACGTCGCCGAGGTCGATCGACGCCTGTCGACGGTCATCGCCTCGTTACCCGCGGGCCACACGTACGCGGAGGCAGCGGCCACCGCGGTCGACGCTGTCTCGCGTGCCGGTGGCTGGGACGGCGAGCGGGCGACCCGCGTCGTTGAGCATCTTCGACACCGCGCGGAGGAGCAATACGGCGTCGACGCATCTCGACTAGATGCGCACGGGCTCGACGACGACGAGGTTGAGGGTGACGAGGTCGTTTTCCCTGGCGGCTACGACGCCCTCGCGAGCGGGATCGCGCACGGGACCGACATCAGGCTCGGACACGCTGTGCGCCAGGTCAGATGGGCTGCCCCGGCATCCTCCGGTTCAACTGTCGCGCCCGTTACTGTCTCAACCGACGGCGCAGATTTCCATGCCGACCGGGTGGTCGTGACGGCCCCGGTCGGGGTACTCAGGTCAGGCGCGATCTCGTTCGACCCGCCGCTGCCAGAGGACGTCAGCGAGCCGCTGTCTCGCCTCACGATGAACGCGTTCGAGAAGGTCTTCTTGCACTTCGACGAGCAGTTCTGGGAACCCAACGTGTACGCGATCAGAAGGCAGGGTGAGCGCGCAGCGTGGTGGCACTCCTGGTACGACCTCACGCGGCTGAGTGGCGAGCCCACACTGTTGACCTTTGCCGCAGGTGACTGTGCACTCGCAACACGCGGCTGGAGCGACGAACGCATCGTCGACTCGGTGATGAGCGCACTCCGAGACATCTACGGCGCAAGCATCCCCGAACCCACACGCGTGCGTGTCACTAGGTGGCAGGACGACGAGTTCTCGCGCGGCTCCTACGCGTACATGACTGTTGGTTCGTCGCCTGCCGACCACGACCGGATCGCGGCCCCGCTTGGCGGTCCGTCCAAGCCACAGGGAGTCGCGCGCGAGTGGTCGTCAGCGACGCTCCACTTCGCGGGCGAGGCCACGTGGCAGGAGGATCCGGCTACGGTCACCGCCGCCCTCGAATCCGGTCGTCGCGTTGCGGCGCGAATCCTTGGCGCCCAGCAGCCATTGTCGGTGCTGTGGAGCGGCTAATCACCTGTCACGCCTGTGGTTAGCGCCCGCTCGAGCCCTCGCTCATGCAGACCTCGGCGAGCTGTGAGCTGGATTCCGCCCACTGCTGCTGAGCATCAGCGCGCTCCTTCAACTGTTCCGCAGTCAGCTGACCGTCCATCTCGGCGAACGTCAACATGTCAGAAACGACCTGCGAGAACTCGGCGTCGTCAGACACCGCGAGCAGCTCACCGTAGTAGGTCGCGGGGTCATCAAAGACCGAGACCTCGGGCGCGAGGAGCGCGGTGCAGACTGCCTCATTCTCGGAGCCGATCCACGGCATGTCGGTGAAGCGCGGATCCCATTCCTCAATCATGCCGTCGCCTGGGCCGGCCTCGCCGTTGTGAAATTCGCTGTCTCCGTGGTCATAGGTGCCGGAGTCGTACGATGAGTTGTACGCCGAACCGAACGCACCAAACACGCCCATGAAGACGAAGAACAGAATCGTGCCGAGGATGCTCAG
Above is a window of Leucobacter aridicollis DNA encoding:
- a CDS encoding flavin monoamine oxidase family protein, which translates into the protein MERYDTIVVGAGVAGLTAARLLAHAGQRVAVLEARDRIGGRLHSERVGGNVTDVGGSWIHGITDSSVRAVALGLGLDMVEFTVGSYQAGGRPIAYYAPSGEPLSAAARDAFVTDVAEVDRRLSTVIASLPAGHTYAEAAATAVDAVSRAGGWDGERATRVVEHLRHRAEEQYGVDASRLDAHGLDDDEVEGDEVVFPGGYDALASGIAHGTDIRLGHAVRQVRWAAPASSGSTVAPVTVSTDGADFHADRVVVTAPVGVLRSGAISFDPPLPEDVSEPLSRLTMNAFEKVFLHFDEQFWEPNVYAIRRQGERAAWWHSWYDLTRLSGEPTLLTFAAGDCALATRGWSDERIVDSVMSALRDIYGASIPEPTRVRVTRWQDDEFSRGSYAYMTVGSSPADHDRIAAPLGGPSKPQGVAREWSSATLHFAGEATWQEDPATVTAALESGRRVAARILGAQQPLSVLWSG
- a CDS encoding DUF4190 domain-containing protein — translated: MTQLPPDNDPNQKPEDGTTDPSAPAVQSFPQRPAQAWEQPTGQPTSEQPGGAQPSYQQPSYAQPGYGQQGYPVGQQYAPAAPPTNVFAIVGFIAVFFSGIVGVILGHIALSKIKRTGEGGRGLALAATIIGYVRIGLSILGTILFFVFMGVFGAFGSAYNSSYDSGTYDHGDSEFHNGEAGPGDGMIEEWDPRFTDMPWIGSENEAVCTALLAPEVSVFDDPATYYGELLAVSDDAEFSQVVSDMLTFAEMDGQLTAEQLKERADAQQQWAESSSQLAEVCMSEGSSGR